The Kozakia baliensis genome includes a region encoding these proteins:
- a CDS encoding ArsC family reductase, producing the protein MSTLYGIKACDTMKKARTWLDAHHIAFQFHDYKSQGISSEKLAEWIAQAGWERVINRAGMTFRKLPEADKQNLNEAKAIDLMLAQPSMIKRPVLEHEGTLTIGFSPERYAAVFPA; encoded by the coding sequence ATGAGCACACTTTACGGCATCAAGGCATGTGACACGATGAAGAAGGCGCGCACATGGTTGGATGCACATCACATCGCCTTTCAGTTTCACGATTATAAATCGCAAGGTATTTCCAGCGAAAAGCTTGCCGAATGGATTGCGCAGGCTGGGTGGGAGAGAGTGATCAATCGCGCAGGTATGACGTTCCGCAAACTGCCGGAAGCCGACAAGCAAAACCTTAATGAGGCGAAGGCTATCGATCTGATGTTGGCGCAGCCTTCCATGATCAAGCGCCCCGTGCTGGAACATGAAGGCACTTTGACGATCGGGTTCAGCCCGGAGCGTTACGCGGCAGTGTTTCCGGCTTGA
- a CDS encoding LTA synthase family protein yields the protein MSVFFLGLFFLAISAEAIDTFTIPRGFIRDPRGIPFRVLFATALLSAFSILTGSIWFAFATSLFIVLALVIGSNLKHRMLGEPLVFSDLVVASSFLKEPKFYLHAIPPALLGLIAVLLPLLLAGFAFVSWHGALTNRLAGIVGLSISIGLLHVLLARTTLMPIPRLVGDTKQFGAIPTILVYWHRWRQEPDAAPPPALPAADSVPELVIIVQCESFADPAELNLQPSQLPGLEQARQHASLHGKLHVSGFGAYTMRTEYGVLCGRSEKDLGFRHYDPFLTASQDQGFALPHRLAHLYPQRVFVHPHDLRFYSRDRLMPELGFNRIVAEQDFAEALRIGPYISDEALGQKLKQLASESMKPTLIYAVSMENHGPWKAGRLDAADGAGAYTQHLANSDLMLADLTAMLEQDGRSALLVFFGDHRPSIPGQIEAQPERHTPYTMLRFPRDTENSVQDLTPAELHHAILAEILRAQAGNTAA from the coding sequence ATGTCGGTCTTCTTTCTCGGTCTTTTTTTTCTTGCCATCAGCGCGGAAGCCATCGACACATTCACAATTCCGAGAGGCTTTATCCGCGATCCGAGGGGGATACCGTTTCGTGTCCTCTTCGCTACCGCCCTGCTAAGCGCTTTCTCAATTCTCACGGGGTCGATCTGGTTCGCCTTCGCTACCAGCCTGTTCATCGTTCTCGCGCTTGTCATCGGCTCCAATCTCAAACACCGCATGCTCGGAGAGCCTTTGGTTTTCAGCGATTTGGTCGTCGCCAGCTCATTTCTAAAAGAACCAAAATTTTACCTTCACGCCATTCCCCCTGCGCTTCTCGGCCTCATTGCCGTCTTGCTTCCACTTCTTCTGGCCGGGTTTGCGTTCGTCTCATGGCACGGCGCTTTGACGAACCGTCTTGCAGGCATCGTGGGGTTATCAATCTCGATCGGCTTGCTGCATGTGCTTCTTGCACGCACGACGCTCATGCCAATCCCTCGCCTCGTCGGAGACACCAAGCAATTCGGCGCTATCCCGACGATTCTCGTCTATTGGCATCGCTGGCGGCAGGAACCCGATGCTGCGCCACCGCCTGCCCTTCCCGCAGCGGATTCTGTGCCGGAACTGGTCATCATCGTGCAGTGCGAGTCCTTTGCCGATCCCGCTGAACTAAATTTGCAGCCTTCTCAGCTTCCCGGCCTCGAACAGGCGCGTCAGCATGCCAGCCTTCACGGCAAGCTACATGTCAGCGGATTCGGCGCTTATACGATGCGCACCGAATACGGCGTTCTGTGCGGACGCTCGGAAAAGGATTTGGGCTTTCGCCATTACGATCCGTTTCTGACGGCAAGCCAGGACCAGGGCTTCGCTCTGCCGCATCGCCTTGCCCATCTTTATCCGCAGCGCGTTTTCGTTCATCCGCACGATTTGCGTTTCTACAGCCGAGATCGACTCATGCCGGAACTGGGTTTCAACCGTATCGTTGCGGAACAGGATTTTGCCGAAGCATTACGCATCGGCCCTTATATTAGCGACGAAGCGTTAGGCCAGAAGCTGAAACAGCTTGCTTCAGAGAGCATGAAACCCACGCTGATTTATGCGGTCAGCATGGAAAATCATGGCCCTTGGAAAGCAGGACGATTAGACGCCGCGGACGGTGCAGGCGCTTATACGCAGCACCTTGCCAATAGTGACCTCATGCTGGCCGATTTAACCGCGATGCTGGAGCAGGATGGCCGCTCCGCCTTGCTGGTGTTCTTTGGAGATCATCGCCCATCTATTCCCGGGCAGATCGAAGCTCAGCCAGAGCGCCACACTCCCTACACGATGCTTCGTTTTCCTAGAGATACCGAAAACTCAGTGCAGGATTTGACGCCAGCCGAACTTCATCATGCGATTTTGGCAGAAATTCTACGCGCTCAAGCCGGAAACACTGCCGCGTAA
- a CDS encoding capsular polysaccharide export protein, LipB/KpsS family, giving the protein MHSPQKHTPGAELTVFIAPPVRKTPPFSEVLTDWNDVSPRHDGDREVLFAKIREARVGGTFWATEAPQIEEARYIVAMPRSMQKAQELWRRVSDAEGAPFALVYFEHTPDQELLCDIEAKGGHYIVGPYDPHGLLRRNLPVWLAEMNAFGILALVYDRVVQIWPSTQESVVRADPAQAYAFLTQGMRYRSPYTGKNATIEEIVRFLSTWRRTLEANRKISVCLGISWWKRNRIGHFLEAERQPAFCRTGRVAVAQAARRGGGIAVWCSRIPGGLPRYAAEAKVPLYLVEDGFIRSVGLGSDLLPPSSIVVDSRGIYFDPSRPSDLEHMLAHGEFDDMLCERARRLIEILVEGKITKYGAGTGQAPDIAAVAGQKVILVPGQVADDLSVRLGAGEVRSNKELLMRVRRDNPEAYVIYRPHPDVDAGHRQGVIPDEEALLYADQICRGGTISALIDISDEIHTMTSLAGFEALLRKKKTVTYGYPFYAGWGLTEERAPSLSRRGRSLSLEALVAATIILYPRYMDPVTNLPCEPEILIDRLLELQLWRPSFLMKIRQKQGRLRRAIAQRLNAARR; this is encoded by the coding sequence ATGCACTCTCCCCAAAAACATACGCCAGGTGCGGAATTGACTGTTTTCATTGCGCCGCCCGTTCGGAAAACGCCGCCCTTTAGCGAGGTGCTGACGGACTGGAACGACGTGTCACCACGTCACGATGGCGATCGGGAAGTATTATTCGCGAAAATTCGTGAGGCGCGCGTCGGCGGCACGTTTTGGGCGACTGAAGCGCCACAGATCGAGGAAGCGCGCTATATCGTAGCTATGCCGCGTTCTATGCAAAAGGCGCAGGAATTATGGCGCCGCGTGAGTGATGCTGAAGGCGCTCCCTTCGCGCTGGTTTATTTCGAGCACACGCCGGATCAGGAATTGCTTTGCGATATCGAGGCGAAGGGCGGGCACTATATTGTCGGCCCTTACGATCCGCATGGGCTTTTGCGCCGAAATTTGCCGGTATGGCTTGCCGAGATGAACGCATTCGGCATTCTGGCATTGGTCTATGATCGGGTGGTTCAGATCTGGCCAAGCACGCAAGAGAGCGTCGTTCGCGCCGATCCGGCTCAGGCTTACGCTTTCCTCACGCAAGGAATGCGTTATCGCTCACCCTATACGGGGAAAAACGCCACGATTGAAGAGATTGTGCGGTTTCTCTCCACATGGCGGCGGACTTTGGAGGCCAATCGCAAGATTTCGGTTTGCCTCGGTATCTCCTGGTGGAAGCGTAATCGGATCGGGCATTTCCTTGAAGCAGAGCGCCAGCCTGCTTTTTGCCGGACGGGCCGTGTCGCTGTGGCGCAAGCCGCGCGCCGAGGCGGTGGGATCGCCGTTTGGTGCAGTCGTATACCCGGTGGGCTGCCACGTTATGCGGCTGAGGCGAAAGTACCGCTTTATCTGGTGGAAGATGGTTTCATCCGCTCTGTCGGGTTGGGAAGCGATCTTCTGCCGCCATCTTCCATCGTCGTCGACTCGCGCGGTATTTATTTCGATCCTTCCCGCCCGAGCGACCTCGAACACATGCTTGCGCATGGAGAGTTCGATGACATGTTGTGCGAACGCGCGCGTCGGCTGATCGAGATTCTGGTCGAAGGCAAGATCACCAAATATGGCGCTGGAACAGGGCAAGCGCCGGATATCGCCGCTGTTGCCGGTCAGAAAGTAATTCTCGTTCCGGGGCAGGTGGCCGATGATTTGTCGGTTCGGCTAGGGGCGGGGGAGGTTCGTTCGAACAAAGAACTTCTCATGCGTGTTCGTCGCGATAACCCTGAAGCCTACGTCATCTACAGGCCGCATCCCGATGTGGATGCCGGACATCGCCAGGGCGTTATTCCCGATGAAGAGGCGTTGCTTTACGCCGATCAGATCTGCCGCGGTGGTACGATATCCGCGCTGATCGATATATCTGACGAAATTCATACGATGACATCGCTTGCAGGCTTCGAAGCGCTGCTGCGGAAGAAAAAAACCGTCACATATGGTTATCCGTTTTACGCCGGATGGGGATTGACGGAAGAGCGCGCGCCGTCTCTTTCACGCCGAGGGCGAAGCCTGTCGCTAGAGGCACTCGTTGCCGCAACGATCATTCTCTATCCCCGTTACATGGACCCGGTGACGAATTTGCCTTGTGAACCTGAAATTTTAATCGATCGCCTTTTAGAATTACAGCTTTGGCGTCCGAGCTTTCTGATGAAAATCAGGCAAAAGCAGGGACGCCTGCGCCGGGCTATCGCGCAGCGATTGAATGCGGCGCGGAGATAA
- a CDS encoding capsule biosynthesis protein, translating to MSALSKRNFLFLQGLMGPFFQRIGAALRRDGYGVYKVNFNGGDCCFWHLPNGINFRGTLQEWPEALRGIIARYEITDVLLFGDCRPMHAEALSVCRELHIPVHVFEEGYIRPDWVTLELGGVNGHSSLPRNPQYYRNYAATLPVAPVHQTVLSSFKRRALEGIAYNATDILTRWYFSNWSNHRPWHPIVEGVCWLKRLSRRKAARRRTDRLCTLLEATKVPYMLFPLQLDADAQVRLHSSFSGIKEAIELVIASFARFAPAEMRLVIKEHPLDNGVQDWRTIMRQCATRHGVARRVDYMEAGDIALVVRGAKGVVTINSTTGTLALACDVPVITLGHAVYDIADITYQGSLDKFWRNPGKPDRATFEAFRRVLIDHCLIPGGFFSEEGLDRLCCTIRSIGVTRPL from the coding sequence ATGTCTGCGCTGTCGAAGCGGAATTTTCTGTTTCTGCAAGGATTGATGGGCCCGTTTTTCCAGCGGATCGGAGCGGCTCTGCGGCGCGATGGCTATGGCGTTTATAAGGTCAATTTCAATGGAGGGGATTGTTGCTTCTGGCACCTTCCCAATGGCATCAATTTCCGCGGCACATTGCAGGAGTGGCCCGAGGCCCTGCGCGGTATCATCGCGCGCTATGAGATTACCGATGTTCTTTTGTTCGGCGATTGTCGCCCTATGCATGCGGAAGCTCTATCCGTCTGCCGAGAGTTGCATATTCCCGTTCATGTCTTCGAAGAAGGCTATATCCGCCCCGATTGGGTGACGCTCGAACTCGGAGGCGTCAACGGGCATTCCAGCCTGCCGCGCAACCCTCAATATTATCGCAATTATGCGGCGACTCTTCCCGTCGCGCCAGTTCATCAAACCGTATTATCCTCTTTCAAACGCCGGGCGCTTGAAGGAATTGCCTATAATGCGACGGATATTCTGACGCGCTGGTATTTCTCCAATTGGAGCAATCATCGGCCTTGGCATCCGATCGTTGAGGGCGTTTGCTGGCTGAAACGTTTGTCGCGCCGGAAAGCGGCACGCCGGCGGACCGATCGGCTTTGCACTCTCCTTGAAGCGACTAAAGTGCCGTATATGCTTTTTCCGCTTCAGCTCGATGCAGATGCGCAGGTGCGGCTTCATTCCTCGTTTAGTGGAATCAAGGAAGCCATTGAACTGGTGATCGCCTCTTTCGCGCGATTTGCTCCTGCTGAGATGCGTTTGGTGATCAAGGAGCATCCGCTCGATAATGGCGTGCAGGATTGGCGGACCATTATGCGCCAATGCGCCACGAGGCATGGCGTGGCGCGGCGCGTCGATTACATGGAAGCGGGCGATATTGCGCTTGTGGTGCGCGGTGCGAAAGGTGTGGTGACCATCAACAGCACGACGGGAACATTGGCGCTTGCCTGCGATGTGCCGGTCATTACGTTAGGGCACGCCGTTTACGATATTGCCGATATTACCTACCAAGGTTCGCTCGATAAATTCTGGCGAAATCCAGGCAAGCCCGATCGGGCGACTTTCGAAGCATTTCGGCGCGTTTTGATCGATCATTGTCTTATTCCGGGGGGATTCTTCTCTGAAGAAGGGTTGGATAGGCTCTGTTGCACAATTCGGTCTATTGGCGTGACGAGGCCGCTATAG